Within Abyssisolibacter fermentans, the genomic segment TAGAAGCTACAAGACATTTTTTGACCACGACATTGATGCCTATATTTTTTCATCTTTATATTATCATAAAAAATTAGGCATCTCCGAGTAAAAAAAATGTCTTGTATGGCTTCAAACCACAACCTTTGAGCTACACTTACCTCAAAGGTTGACCCTAACTACTAGCATTTTTTTAGACTCTTATTACAAAAAGAAAGCTTTATAATTATATAAAAAAAAGACTAATTCAAAACCAATCAAATTTGAATCAATCTTTTTTATTAATCCCAAAATCAAACACCATTATCTCACTTCAAAAACTAAAGGCAATTTATCTTCATTGTATTTTTTTTTATTAAAGCTACTATAATATATTATATCCTCAAACCCAGCTTTTTTCAAAAGTTCTAACACTCTATCCTTTCTTACTGGCAATAATGCCACTTGATTTTTAAATACCTTATTTTCATCTTTTACAAACAGTTCAGTATCAAATATTATTTTATTATTGTCAAGTCTATATCTTCTAACAAATTTAATTTTATCATTTTCAATAGTTGGTAAACCTTGTAACTTAGAATCCAAAACTTTATCATAATCAAACCCAGATTATTCATAGAAAATTAAATACTCTACTGCATCCTTCTGATTAGAAGATGTCCATTAAATTCTCGACATACCAACTCGGTATGCCTTCGAATTCACTGAAATCTTCTAATTCAAAAACCTACAGCATATTATTCAACGTTATACGAATAATCAGGGTTAATTATTTGAAATTTAAAGCTTCCATCTTTTTTTAGCAAAGCTCTAACAGCTTTAAATAAGACCAGAATTTCTTCATCATTATTCAAATGTACCAAAGTATTGCCAAAACAAATAATCTGATCAAAATAACAAGTATCAAAAAAATCACAAATCCTCAACATATTTAAATAATGAAATTTTAGATTGTCATTTTCATAGCCTTTAGCAATTTTTATCATAGCTTCATCTAAATCAATACCTACAACAAAGTTACCTTGTTCACTTAACGACTTAGCAAGCTCACCAGTCGAACACCCAATATCAAGAATTCTCTGGGCATCATTTACCCCATCTAAAACAAAATCAACTTTATTATTTTTTAACGGAAAAATATAGTTATAGTATTTAGAAATATCATCATAAAAACTCATAACCTCAGCCTTTCTTTTGGTGATTTGAAATTTATGTAAAATTTTATTGTAAACCTAGTACTACATTATAATATACACTAAAAAGACAATCTTAATTCAATATCCCTGTTTAAATGAAAGAAAGACCTACAGTGTGTAAGTCTTATGTTTATTAATAATTTTATTGTATTATAATTACATCCAATGTTCAGGTTAAACGATAAATATAATCCAATGATATTAAATAATTTTAATTTCAATACATCCAATGTTCAGGTTAAACATTAAGAGACATCTATAATTATATAAATTATTTAGGATTTCAATACATCCAATGTTCAGGTTAAACTACAAAAGGGGCTTTTTTATTAGAAAAATTAGGTCTATTTCAATACATCCAATGTTCAGGTTAAACCGTCGTATGATGGTGTTACACTGTTTATACTTTTAGATTTCAATACATCCGATGTTCAGGTTAAACGATGATAAGGGTATTAAATATAGAGCGGTTGTATCATTTCAATACATCCGATGTTCAGGTTAAACTAGTTCGTCTCTTCCGAGTTCGCCATTCATGAATATGATTTCAATACATCCGATGTTCAGGTTAAACATATCCGGACGTAAGATTTGTAAAAACATTAGTTGAATTTCAATACATCCGATGTTCAGGTTAAACTAAAGAAAATGACATAAGAATTATAATACCAAATACATTTCAATACATCCAATGTTCAGGTTAAACTCAAAGAGCTAGGACTTACTACTGCAAATGTAATGAGATTTCAATACATCCAATGTTCAGGTTAAACTACAAAAAGCAGGGCAGAAGAACTTGCTCTTATAGAATTTCAATACATCCAATGTTCAGGTTAAACTTTCAGTTTTGTTCAATTTTTTAACCTCCTATAAACATTTCAATACATCCAATGTTCAGGTTAAACTTAAATGTACATGAAGAATTAGAAGATGCAATAGAATTTCAATACATCCAATGTTCAGGTTAAACGAGTACCCAGGAGAATGTATAAATGAAAATACATAATTTCAATACATCCAATGTTCAGGTTAAACGGCGGTAAAGATAGCGCTGTCGTAAGTAATTTACTGGATTTCAATACATCCAATGTTCAGGTTAAACAGATTTCAATATAAACGGCGAAGGGTACTTAAATCGATTTCAATACATCCAATGTTCAGGTTAAACTATTTTACTAGCATTACAAATACTACACTTAATTACATTTCAATACATCCAATGTTCAGGTTAAACTTTTTTTGTGTCCTTGTCGACTTGCAAAAATATTAAATTTCAATACATCCAATGTTCAGGTTAAACGTTCTTTGTGCCCTTCGAGTTCCCCTTGTTAGTCCATTTCAATACATCCAATGTTCAGGTTAAACACACCGTACCCTTACAGATGGCGGTATGCAAAACAATTTCAATACATCCAATGTTCAGGTTAAACTAGGAATGGTTCTGATTTTAGTTCTGCGGATTGAATTTCAATACATCCAATGTTCAGGTTAAACGGCAGAAAGTGACATCAGTGATAAATGTTTTACACATTTCAATACATCCAATGTTCAGGTTAAACGAATGCAAATTTGAAAGATAACATTTGGACTCTGGAATTTCAATACATCCAATGTTCAGGTTAAACTGCATTATTAAAAGCAAAAATAAGGAGATAACACAAATTTCAATACATCCAATGTTCAGGTTAAACATTGTAAAGTACAAGACTTAAAAGATGTTATATCATTTCAATACATCCAATGTTCAGGTTAAACTTAATTACAAAGTAGCAGTTGAGCAGTGTATTAAAAATTTCAATACATCCAATGTTCAGGTTAAACACTAATTTATACAAGTTTTTTCACCCCTATTACTTATTTCAATACATCCAATGTTCAGGTTAAACGCACAAAAGGTACATGTTTCACCTAGTACAGTAGATATTTCAATACATCCAATGTTCAGGTTAAACTACTGAAAAATGCACATTTGTAATAGTGTCCAATTGCTTCTAACACTACTAATAATCACATTTGTTCAATTTTCGTCCGCATGACTGATACTTTTTTGTCAATCGGTTAATTATTGCCTACAATTGTTGAATTTTCAACACTTACATCAATTGTCATTTTTTTATACATCCGGATATTTGTCATCTTATTTATCTTTCCATTCCCTTAGAATCGTGTTATTTACTCAATTCTATAAAATGAAAATTTCCTGCATTATACTTAGAAATAATGAATTCAATTTATTCATACCTATTATTGATATTTATTTATCAATGTTTCGATATATTTAAATAGTTTCATAACATTATAATTTTAGCACAATTTATAGAATATGTCAAAATTAAAGATTTTTTATTTTCTTTCATTATTACTGCATAGGTAAAAACTTAACTTTCCATATTCCATCTTTATTTTTCACAAGACTAAAATGATATTCAAATAAATTTCCATTAGCATCTCTCTCTTCATCACCATGAGTCCAAGTGATATTTGCTTTGTTACTTTCTTGTGTATAATAAACTCTAAGATTTTCAGCTCCCATTATTTCTTCTTTCATTTGAGGCTTTTCTTTGCGCGAAAAACCCCTCATATGTTCTTCTTTAGTCCATCCTAAATACATCTCATCTTGAATGTAAAATGCATATTGAGTTTCATAATCCTGAATATGACCAGAATGAATATATAGCTTACAAACAGTAAGCGGTTGTAAACCCATCAACACATTGTCATCATGTGTATTGCTGTATTTATCATATATCTCAATTTCTGATTTTGTTAATTCATATAGATTGGTAGTTTGTGTACATCCGATTAACATCAAATTTAGAATTAATAGAATTGATAAATACTTAATTGTATTTTTAAGCATGAAGACCTCCTTTTATTATTTTTATCGTCGACCCTACAACCTTGTTAATTTAAATCTTCATAAATACTCTATATCTATTTATACATTCATAGACCCCCGTAGATTATTACACCATCAGAGGTCAATGATAAATATAATTAATTGTAAACACAATTGGTTAGAAAAGATATTCTATTTATTTTATATTAAAAATAACCATCACATTTTCATTATATTATTGTTTATATAACTGTTGAACTTACTTAATTCTTTCTTTATTTTTCTTGTTTATTTATTTGAAATTCAATCTTATCATAGAATTATTAAATCTTATTTAAAATAATAAAAATCAACATCATTAAATTCGCATGTAATAGTATTTTGCTTAAGTTCATCTTTTAGTATTTTTGTCAACTTCAATACTGTTTCTTTCCATAATTTTTTATCTTTGACAAACTCTTTATTCATCATTCCTGAAAGAATTACTATATCTTCCCCACCTTTTGGACAACCCCATAGTTCATTATATATAACTTTTCCTTCAACCGCTGCAGCTGTTATATATATACCACTTTCATTGTATTCATTTCCTGCAATGGATTGCCATATCGAGCAAACTAAATCCAAACTATTTCTTTTATCATTATTATGAAAATAACCTTTATTAACACCAGTAGTAATTTTAAAACATAGTGTTTTACTCATTTAAGTTGTCCTCTTTTTCCATAAAACCATATCCTACTGACGTTTTTGCACCAATGCCAAAATCCATTATTATTCTTTGTATTAATTCTTTCTTGTCATTTTTATTTAGATATTTTCCTTTCTTTAGATTAAATCTAAATTTAAAGAAAACATCAGGTTTTATTTTTAAAAACTTTATAGGTATAGGATTTTTTATTGGACTTTTATGTGGTGTTATATAGTCATCTGCTAAAATTATTTTATTATTATTTTCCTTTAAATTTAATGTAGCATCAAAAAAAATATCTCTCGAACAAATTGGTTTATTATAATATTTATCATTTTCTTTGTCATAATCTTTACCTTCAAATATTTCGTATTCAATCTCTTTTAATATGTCATAATTTACTTCCTTTCCAACAAGTATATCTTTAAAATATTCTAAAGCATTTTCTCTCATATTTTCTTTATACTCAATCATTTCTTCTGGCACATCATCTCTATTATACCTTAATTTTTTAAATATACTTCTGACAGTACCTTTTATTGTTGAAGCTGGTATGACTGGCAAACCAGATGTATAATCAAAATAAAATCCAAGTTTAAAAGCATCATCTTCTTTTAAACCATGACTATACCCACTTCCCATAATAAGTCCAGGATATTTAGTTTTTAATATAAATTCTTGTTTTGTTAACCCTTTTATTAATTCATCTGACTCTTGAAAATTTAATTTATAATTCATTAGTTTATAGTTATTTATTATAGTAAATATATCTTCATTGAAATTTTGATTAAAATATTCCTTATAGAAAATATACCCTAGATTCATATCATCATCATTACTTGTATTTAATTTACTATTATTTGGCTTACTACCTTTTATAGCTTTACTATTAGTCTTTTTAAACTTCTTATATCTATTTTCTTTCATTCTAGGATTATCAAAACCCACTTTTATAAATGCCTCCTTTATTGAATTAAAATCTCCCATGTAATTCACCTACCTATTTTAAAAGAACTCAATGCCAATTTTATAGCAATAGAAGCATCTATTATATTATCTGTTAATTCTTCTTTATCATTATTTTCTTCTAAATACTTAATACAATATTTTTGTAGTCTAATTTCATTATTGCTTAATGTTTTCTTACTAAAATCATTCTTCTCAATTTCTTTATCTTCTAATAAATATTTTATCATTAATGTTAATGCTATTCTATCTGCATTAGTATTTGCATCTTCACTCTCATAAAAGCTAATCGCAGCGTAAAGTCCACTTTGGATTATACTTGCCCCAAAAGACGCAATATATCCTTTAAATTCACTTGGTATAATTTTATTCTCATCTAAATATGTTTCTATTATTTTTATGGCTTTAGGTATATATTTTTCTACCCTTCTTTTATTCATTTTCAATCACCAACTGTTCTATTATAGAAAATCCATAACCAATAGTAGCATTTGCTCCTATTTGAACTGGTCTCTCTATCAATATTTTATTGAATTCATAAATATTATCTCCAGCTTGGAGTATAATAAAATAAAATCTACTTTCTCTAGGAACTATTTCTTCATACCAAAGATTTTTACTTTCTCCATTATCTAAATGATTTCTTGCTATAACAGGAAGATTTTTAGTTAATATATTGAAATCATCATCACTATACAGCACAATATCATTTCCAAATATTCTTTCATAAGTATCAAAATTATCTACATATTTCAGCTCTGTATCCATTGTTTCAATTTTAATATTTTCATCAAATTTCTGACCTTTTTCAGTTAAAATTACTGGTTTATTTCTGTATGCATTTATTTTAAGTAAGCTATTCAATGATTCTATAATAATATCTTTATTGTAATTAAAATCTTCTAAAGAACTTAATAAATCATTAATAATTCTAGGACATGTAGCTCTAAAAAACTGTTTTTTATTACTTCTTACTGGTATGGATAAAAGATTAGCATTTAAAAAATTATAATGACCTATATTATTGTCTGAACCAAAGGTATAATCAATATATTTGTTCTTGAAATCTTCCTTATCATCACGTTTCTCATTATATATGTTTAAAAAATGCTGCTTTAATCCTCCTTTTAAACTAGATGAATTTATAACAGGAAAATTTGTTATTACATCTCTTTGAACTTCATTGTCAATTATATTAAAATTAGCTTCACCACTACCAACATGCATATTTGTTAAAGCTCTAAGTACAAAAAAGTTACAAGAATTACTCATTTTTATTCCCCTCCTTAATTACAACAACTTTGTTATAACCTATTTTACAAAGATTTTTATGCGAATTTATTTTATTTAAAATATTCTCAACATTGTTTGTAAAAATAACACTTCCTCTTTCTATAAATGAAAATCTACTTCCGTATGATGCAAAACCTTTCTTATAGTTATTTTTATTAATCTTATTATTACTTTCCACTCTGTATCTAAAATCACAGTATTCTCTTATTGCATAGTCATTATTTTCTAATAATTCCTTATCTGTATAAACATCACTGATACATATAACCTTATAATTATATTTTCTAGAATTTAAATAGTTATCATTAACTATATTATCATGTATTTTTTTCAAATGGTTCTCTACTATATTTTCAATTCTATCATCTATCTTCTCTATTTTTATATTAAATAGAGATTTTTCTCCACCTAAACTTACTATATTAGTATAATCATCATCAATTTTTATACAATTATCTATCTCTGCATCAAGTACGAAATAATTGATTAACATGTTTTTATCTTTTTTTTCTGATTCTAATCTATATTTTATAATTTTATAGAAAGCATTTTCCTTTGTTTTTCCTTCATTATCCCGCGTTATTCCTATTTGAGTATCTTCAGTAAATACTGCATCTTTATCAATTATATTACCATTAGTAAGATTTAAAAAATAATTTTCATTATAATTCTTTGCTATGAAGTTACTAAGTATATTAATTTCTTTGCCATTAATATCTTTAACTTTTAACCCAAACTCAAATGGCATATATTCAGCATAATCATTATTATAATCTTTAGGAATATTCATTAAAATATCTTGTCCTCTTTTTATAAATACTGGCGATATTTCTTTTATAACTCCAAAGTCATTATTTTTAGTTATAGAAAATCCACTTTTCCCGATATATTTATTTACTTCTTCTACTTTTTTAGAATAATTCCAGTCTTCTGAATATAATTCCTTTATTTTCAATATTTCTTTACGCATCATACCTAATATTGATGTTTGCTGTGGAAATCTATTTGACC encodes:
- the cmr4 gene encoding type III-B CRISPR module RAMP protein Cmr4, yielding MSNSCNFFVLRALTNMHVGSGEANFNIIDNEVQRDVITNFPVINSSSLKGGLKQHFLNIYNEKRDDKEDFKNKYIDYTFGSDNNIGHYNFLNANLLSIPVRSNKKQFFRATCPRIINDLLSSLEDFNYNKDIIIESLNSLLKINAYRNKPVILTEKGQKFDENIKIETMDTELKYVDNFDTYERIFGNDIVLYSDDDFNILTKNLPVIARNHLDNGESKNLWYEEIVPRESRFYFIILQAGDNIYEFNKILIERPVQIGANATIGYGFSIIEQLVIENE
- the cmr6 gene encoding type III-B CRISPR module RAMP protein Cmr6 yields the protein MGDFNSIKEAFIKVGFDNPRMKENRYKKFKKTNSKAIKGSKPNNSKLNTSNDDDMNLGYIFYKEYFNQNFNEDIFTIINNYKLMNYKLNFQESDELIKGLTKQEFILKTKYPGLIMGSGYSHGLKEDDAFKLGFYFDYTSGLPVIPASTIKGTVRSIFKKLRYNRDDVPEEMIEYKENMRENALEYFKDILVGKEVNYDILKEIEYEIFEGKDYDKENDKYYNKPICSRDIFFDATLNLKENNNKIILADDYITPHKSPIKNPIPIKFLKIKPDVFFKFRFNLKKGKYLNKNDKKELIQRIIMDFGIGAKTSVGYGFMEKEDNLNE
- a CDS encoding class I SAM-dependent methyltransferase, with amino-acid sequence MSFYDDISKYYNYIFPLKNNKVDFVLDGVNDAQRILDIGCSTGELAKSLSEQGNFVVGIDLDEAMIKIAKGYENDNLKFHYLNMLRICDFFDTCYFDQIICFGNTLVHLNNDEEILVLFKAVRALLKKDGSFKFQIINPDYSYNVE
- a CDS encoding type III-B CRISPR module-associated Cmr3 family protein produces the protein MSRYRITLKPIGSFFFSSEKSFKYIGDEEENINYFSRSNRFPQQTSILGMMRKEILKIKELYSEDWNYSKKVEEVNKYIGKSGFSITKNNDFGVIKEISPVFIKRGQDILMNIPKDYNNDYAEYMPFEFGLKVKDINGKEINILSNFIAKNYNENYFLNLTNGNIIDKDAVFTEDTQIGITRDNEGKTKENAFYKIIKYRLESEKKDKNMLINYFVLDAEIDNCIKIDDDYTNIVSLGGEKSLFNIKIEKIDDRIENIVENHLKKIHDNIVNDNYLNSRKYNYKVICISDVYTDKELLENNDYAIREYCDFRYRVESNNKINKNNYKKGFASYGSRFSFIERGSVIFTNNVENILNKINSHKNLCKIGYNKVVVIKEGNKNE
- a CDS encoding type III-B CRISPR module-associated protein Cmr5, translated to MNKRRVEKYIPKAIKIIETYLDENKIIPSEFKGYIASFGASIIQSGLYAAISFYESEDANTNADRIALTLMIKYLLEDKEIEKNDFSKKTLSNNEIRLQKYCIKYLEENNDKEELTDNIIDASIAIKLALSSFKIGR